The Cynocephalus volans isolate mCynVol1 chromosome 12, mCynVol1.pri, whole genome shotgun sequence sequence TCTCCCTGCTGCCCAGCAATTGTATGGAACCTCTTCTTTTGCTGTTAGCAGGTATTCAGAAAATGCCAATCAGTGTTAAGGTATGGACCATAATTGTTTTTTCACTATCATTTGCCTGCCTTTAACGTGGAAAATTAAGattattcttaaataaatatcTGAGTCTCAGTTGTCTTAAACAAGGGAACACAAAGCTTTGTAAAGAAGCAGGTTTTAGGCTTGGCATTTCTGGTATACAGAACTCATACTGGTGAGggttattttaattaaaactaaTTCCACTGAATTCCTCAATTCCACTGTGCCATACCATCCAGATCTGCCTGtgcttttcctcctccccatAGCTCCATTTTCCTTGTCCCTCCTCAGGTAATTGGATCATGCTGATCTATAAAGGGGGTGATGAATATGACAACCACTGTGGCAAGGAGCAGCGTCGTGCACTGGTGATGATCTCCTGCAATCGACACACCCTAGCGGTGAGGCACTCTGGGGTATACAGGTCTAGAGAGGAGACAGAAAGGACTGACCTGAGGTGGGAGAGAACATCCAGAGGGGACAAAATACATTGGAATGGACATGAGAAAACTAGTTCAGTTTTTCCCTTGTTTCAGACACTCATCTTCCATGGAAAATAGGCTTCTGAACCAGGGGAAAGCAGatgttttttaggtttttttcttttgatggatAGGAGTCAAAACACTTTACCATATGAATGTGTTCTGTCCTTTCATCATCAGGACAATTTTAACCCTGTGTCTGAGGAGCGAGGCAAAGTCCAAGACTGTTTCTACCTGTTTGAGATGGATAGCAGCCTGGCCTGTTCCCCAGAGATCTCGCACCTCAGTGTGGGTTCTATCTTACTTGTGACGTGAGTACTCTTTTTCCCCTATCAGAGCaagccttcctttctttttttgaggtCAATAACTACTTTGTAGTACATGGGTACAAATTGCGTGTGCATTATGTATGTTATGCTGTAATGGGGGGAGATGACTGTGTGAAAATCTGACTATAAAGTAACtatgcaagttaaaaaaaatgagatttaatGTTTAGTCCccaataaatatgtgtatttggAGAAGTTGTTTTCCCTACTGGAGGGCTGGACAGTTTTTAATACTATCTTAAGATTATTAGAACTTCCAGAGAAATGTAATCATACATCTAATGGTGATTATTCTTGGCCGTCAGTAAGAATCACACACAGTGTCACATTTTTTTCTGAGCCGTTGCTTTTCTCAGACTGACAGCACTCTGATTTTCTAAGGAACCTACCAGCCCCCTGGTTCATTTATTGctacccttttttttcttttgtatagaATTTAGCTTAGGAAATAAGCTAACAGTGAATATAGAGGTTTTCCTTGGTATCTGTTTTACCCTTTCTCAATTTCAAGTGAATTGTCTTTCTTCCTCTACAGGTTTGCTTCACTGATCGCTATCTATATCATCGGGGGGTTCCTATATCAGCGCCTGGTGGTGGGAGCCAAGGGAATGGAGCAGTTTCCTCACTTAGCCTTCTGGCAGGATCTTGGCAACCTGGTAGCCGTAAGTAACAGAGCAGCTGGCTGAGTCTGTAGCCTGTGTACAAGGATGAGTGACCAACCATCCTGGTTTGCTCAGACTGAGTGGTTTCCTGGGACATGACTTTGGGTGCTAAAACTACAAAAGTCCCAGCAAACCAAGAAAGTTGGTTGCCCTAGTAGAAAGCAGTAAGTGACACAGCGTCAATTTCTGGCCTTGCTAAGACCTGGCTGGAAAATCAACACTGTTGTTAGATCTCTTCTAAATCTGATTTAGCTATAGAGAGGTGAGGCCtaattaaaaaactttttctccTGTTTCCCTCTAATTGAATTTAGGTTAATCCTTGGAtcatttgggttttctcttcATTATCCCTGGAGAAAACCAGTTCTTGCTACATTCTTAGACCGTAAATATACTTTGTCTTACCCTAAAGTTGGATATTCCAAATTATCAtttccttcctttgcttttttcccctacaGGATGGTTGTGACTTTGTGTGCCGTTCTAAACCCCGAAATGTGCCTGCAGCATATCGTGGTGTGGGAGATGACCAGCTAGGGGAGGAATCAGAAGAAAGGGATGACCATTTATTACCAATGTGATCGCACTTTAAATGTCCATCCTCTTCAGTCCCCCAAACCAAAGCATACTCAGCCAGATTTCTCAAGCAGTCTCCCCTCCAGTCTCTCATCGCACCCTTAATATTGCTCTTGCTTTCCAgtttgcttttgatttgcatcCTCTTCTCACTAGCAGAACTGTCTTCCTTTTGTTccctattttctgtttttgctctAGAGAGGTACAGTTATAAGACAGGTAATACGAGTGCCTGTGAACACAGAGGGTACTGCACTATCTCTTGGTATCAGAAGGTACAAGTAGGATAGCTGTCGTGGGCAAAATGGTGTGGCAGGCTCCTTGgccctttc is a genomic window containing:
- the M6PR gene encoding cation-dependent mannose-6-phosphate receptor; translation: MFPLYSCWRTELLLLLLAVTVRESWQTAEKTCDLVGEKGKESERELALLKKLKPLFNKSFESTVGQGSDTYIYIFRVCREAGNHTSGAGLVQINKSNGKETVVGRLNETHVFNGSNWIMLIYKGGDEYDNHCGKEQRRALVMISCNRHTLADNFNPVSEERGKVQDCFYLFEMDSSLACSPEISHLSVGSILLVTFASLIAIYIIGGFLYQRLVVGAKGMEQFPHLAFWQDLGNLVADGCDFVCRSKPRNVPAAYRGVGDDQLGEESEERDDHLLPM